A stretch of Pseudomonas sp. 7SR1 DNA encodes these proteins:
- the aroK gene encoding shikimate kinase AroK, with protein MRNLILVGPMGAGKSTIGRLLAKELRLPFKDSDKEIELRTGANIPWIFDKEGEPGFRDREQAMIAELCAFDGVVLATGGGAVMREANRQALHAGGRVVYLHASVEQQVGRTARDRNRPLLRTADPAKTLRDLLELRDPLYREIADLVVETDERPPRMVVLDILERLQQLPPR; from the coding sequence GTGCGAAATTTGATTCTTGTTGGGCCGATGGGGGCTGGAAAAAGCACCATCGGCCGTTTGCTGGCCAAAGAGCTGCGCCTGCCGTTCAAAGATTCCGACAAGGAAATTGAATTGCGCACGGGTGCCAATATCCCATGGATCTTCGACAAGGAAGGCGAACCCGGCTTTCGTGATCGCGAGCAGGCGATGATCGCCGAGCTCTGCGCATTCGATGGCGTGGTGCTGGCCACCGGTGGCGGCGCAGTGATGCGCGAGGCCAATCGACAGGCGCTGCACGCTGGCGGACGAGTGGTCTATCTGCATGCTTCCGTGGAGCAGCAGGTCGGTCGTACCGCCCGGGATCGCAACCGTCCATTGTTGCGCACTGCCGATCCGGCCAAGACCCTGCGGGACTTGCTGGAGTTGCGCGATCCGCTGTATCGCGAGATCGCCGATCTGGTGGTGGAAACCGACGAGCGGCCACCACGAATGGTGGTGCTGGACATTCTCGAACGTCTGCAGCAATTGCCTCCCCGTTAA
- the gltB gene encoding glutamate synthase large subunit — translation MKAGLYQPDEFKDNCGFGLIAHMQGEPSHTLLQTAIEALTCMTHRGGINADGKTGDGCGLLIQKPDEFLRAVAQETFGVTLPKQYAVGMVFFNQDPVKAQAARENMNREILAAGLQLVGWRKVPIDTSVLGRLALERLPLIEQVFIAGEGLSDQEMAIKLFSSRRRSSVANAADTDHYICSFSNKTIIYKGLMMPADLAAFYPDLSDERLKTAICVFHQRYSTNTLPKWPLAQPFRFLAHNGEINTITGNRNWALARRTKFANDLMPDLEELGPLVNRVGSDSSSMDNMLELMVTGGIDLFRGVRMLVPPAWQNVETMDPDLRAFYEYNSMHMEPWDGPAGIVMTDGRYAVCLLDRNGLRPARWVTTTNGFITLASEIGVWNYQPEDVIAKGRVGPGQIFAVDVETGQILDTDAIDNRLKSRHPYKQWLRKNALRIQATMEDNDHGSAFYDVDQLKQYMKMYQVTFEERDQVLRPLGEQGYEAVGSMGDDTPMAVLSQRVRTPYDYFRQQFAQVTNPPIDPLREAIVMSLEICLGAERNIFQESPEHASRVILSSPVISPAKWRSLTNLDRPGFQRQVIDLNYDESVGLEAAIRNVADQAEEAVRAGRTQIVLSDRHIMPGKLPIHASLATGAVHHRLTEKGLRCDSNILVETATARDPHHFAVLIGFGASAVYPFLAYEVLGDLIRTGEVLGDLYEVFKNYRKGITKGLLKILSKMGISTIASYRGAQLFEAIGLSEEVCELSFRGVPSRIKGARFVDIEAEQKALAAEAWSPRKPIQQGGLLKFVHGGEYHAYNPDVVNTLQAAVQQGDYAKFKEYTSLVDNRPVSMIRDLLKVKTLDTPLDLSEVEPLESVLKRFDSAGISLGALSPEAHEALAEAMNRLGARSNSGEGGEDPARYGTIKSSKIKQVATGRFGVTPEYLVNAEVLQIKVAQGAKPGEGGQLPGGKVNGLIAKLRYAVPGVTLISPPPHHDIYSIEDLSQLIFDLKQVNPKALVSVKLVAEAGVGTIAAGVAKAYADLITISGYDGGTGASPLTSIKYAGAPWELGLAETHQTLRGNDLRGKVRVQTDGGLKTGLDVIKAAILGAESFGFGTAPMIALGCKYLRICHLNNCATGVATQNEKLRKDHYIGTVDMVVNFFTYVAEETREWLAKLGVRSLEELIGRTDLLEVLEGQTAKQHHLDLTPLLGSDHIPADKPQFCQVDRNPPFDKGELAEKMVDMATSAINDLSGAEFELDICNCDRSIGARISGEIARRHGNQGMAQAPITFRFKGTAGQSFGVWNAGGLNMYLEGDANDYVGKGMTGGKLVIVPPKGSVYRTQDSAIIGNTCLYGATGGKLFAAGTAGERFAVRNSGAHTVVEGTGDHCCEYMTGGFVCVLGKTGYNFGSGMTGGFAYVLDQDNTFVDRVNHELVEIQRISGEAMEAYRSHLQRVLDEYVEETHSEWGRELAENLDDYVRRFWLVKPKAANLKSLLSSTRANPQ, via the coding sequence ATGAAAGCAGGTCTGTACCAACCAGATGAATTCAAGGATAACTGCGGTTTTGGCCTGATAGCCCATATGCAGGGCGAGCCTAGCCATACCCTTTTGCAAACCGCCATTGAGGCCCTGACCTGCATGACCCACCGCGGTGGGATCAACGCCGACGGCAAGACCGGTGACGGTTGCGGCTTGCTGATCCAGAAGCCTGACGAGTTCCTGCGCGCCGTTGCCCAGGAAACGTTTGGCGTGACCCTGCCCAAGCAGTACGCGGTGGGCATGGTGTTCTTCAATCAGGACCCGGTGAAGGCGCAGGCCGCTCGCGAGAACATGAACCGCGAGATCCTGGCCGCTGGCCTGCAACTGGTTGGCTGGCGCAAAGTGCCGATCGACACCAGCGTCCTCGGCCGCCTGGCCCTGGAGCGCCTCCCGCTGATCGAACAGGTGTTCATCGCTGGTGAAGGCCTGAGCGACCAGGAAATGGCGATCAAGCTGTTCAGTTCCCGTCGTCGTTCGTCCGTGGCCAACGCTGCCGACACCGACCACTACATCTGCAGCTTCTCCAACAAGACCATCATTTATAAAGGCCTGATGATGCCGGCGGACCTCGCCGCGTTTTATCCGGACCTGAGCGACGAGCGCCTGAAAACCGCCATCTGCGTGTTTCACCAGCGCTACTCCACCAACACCTTGCCGAAATGGCCGCTGGCCCAGCCATTCCGCTTCCTCGCCCATAACGGCGAGATCAACACCATCACCGGCAACCGCAACTGGGCCCTGGCCCGTCGCACCAAGTTCGCCAACGACCTGATGCCGGACCTCGAAGAGCTTGGCCCGTTGGTCAACCGCGTGGGGTCGGACTCCTCGAGCATGGACAACATGCTGGAGCTGATGGTGACCGGTGGTATCGACCTGTTCCGTGGCGTACGCATGCTCGTGCCGCCGGCCTGGCAGAACGTCGAGACCATGGATCCGGACCTGCGTGCCTTCTACGAATACAACTCCATGCACATGGAGCCGTGGGACGGCCCGGCGGGGATCGTCATGACCGACGGTCGCTACGCCGTTTGCCTGCTGGATCGTAACGGTCTGCGTCCAGCGCGCTGGGTCACCACCACCAACGGTTTCATCACCCTGGCATCGGAAATCGGCGTCTGGAACTACCAGCCCGAGGACGTCATCGCCAAGGGCCGCGTGGGCCCGGGCCAGATCTTCGCCGTGGATGTCGAGACCGGCCAGATCCTCGACACCGACGCCATCGACAACCGTCTCAAGTCCCGTCATCCATACAAGCAATGGCTGCGCAAGAATGCCCTGCGCATCCAGGCGACCATGGAAGACAACGACCACGGCTCGGCTTTCTACGATGTCGACCAGCTCAAGCAGTACATGAAGATGTACCAGGTCACCTTCGAGGAGCGTGACCAGGTGCTGCGCCCACTGGGCGAGCAGGGCTACGAAGCGGTCGGTTCCATGGGCGACGACACGCCGATGGCGGTGCTGTCGCAACGCGTGCGCACGCCGTACGACTATTTCCGCCAGCAGTTCGCCCAGGTCACCAACCCGCCGATCGACCCGCTGCGTGAAGCGATCGTGATGTCCCTGGAAATCTGCCTGGGCGCCGAGCGCAATATCTTCCAGGAGTCCCCGGAGCACGCCTCACGGGTGATCCTCAGCTCGCCGGTCATTTCCCCGGCCAAGTGGCGCTCGCTGACCAACCTCGATCGCCCGGGCTTCCAGCGCCAGGTCATCGACCTGAACTACGACGAGAGCGTCGGCCTGGAAGCGGCCATCCGCAATGTCGCCGACCAGGCTGAAGAAGCCGTGCGCGCCGGTCGTACCCAGATCGTGCTCAGCGACAGGCACATCATGCCCGGCAAGCTGCCGATCCATGCTTCGCTGGCCACGGGTGCGGTGCACCATCGCCTGACCGAAAAAGGCTTGCGCTGCGATTCCAACATCCTCGTGGAAACCGCCACCGCCCGCGACCCGCATCACTTTGCGGTGCTCATCGGTTTCGGTGCCTCGGCGGTCTACCCGTTCCTGGCCTACGAAGTGCTGGGCGACCTGATTCGTACCGGTGAAGTGCTGGGCGACCTCTACGAGGTGTTCAAGAACTACCGCAAGGGCATCACCAAGGGCCTGCTCAAGATCCTGTCGAAGATGGGCATCTCCACCATTGCGTCCTACCGCGGTGCGCAACTGTTCGAGGCCATCGGCCTGTCCGAAGAAGTGTGCGAGTTGAGCTTCCGTGGCGTGCCGAGCCGCATCAAGGGTGCGCGTTTCGTCGACATCGAAGCCGAGCAGAAAGCCCTGGCCGCCGAAGCCTGGAGCCCGCGCAAGCCGATCCAGCAAGGTGGCCTGCTGAAGTTCGTCCACGGCGGCGAATACCATGCCTACAACCCGGATGTGGTCAATACCCTGCAGGCCGCCGTGCAGCAGGGCGACTACGCCAAGTTCAAGGAATACACGTCGCTGGTGGACAACCGTCCGGTGTCGATGATCCGTGACCTGCTCAAGGTCAAGACCCTCGACACGCCGCTGGACCTCAGCGAAGTGGAACCCCTGGAGTCGGTGCTCAAGCGCTTCGATTCCGCCGGTATTTCCCTCGGCGCCCTGTCCCCGGAAGCCCACGAAGCACTGGCCGAAGCCATGAACCGCCTCGGTGCGCGTTCCAACTCCGGTGAGGGCGGCGAAGATCCCGCGCGCTACGGCACCATCAAGAGCTCGAAAATCAAGCAGGTGGCCACCGGTCGTTTCGGTGTCACACCGGAATACCTGGTCAATGCCGAGGTACTGCAGATCAAGGTCGCCCAGGGCGCCAAGCCCGGTGAAGGCGGCCAGCTGCCTGGCGGCAAGGTCAACGGTCTGATCGCCAAGCTGCGTTATGCCGTGCCCGGCGTGACCCTCATCTCGCCGCCGCCGCATCACGACATCTACTCGATCGAAGACCTGTCGCAACTGATCTTCGACCTCAAGCAGGTGAACCCCAAGGCGCTGGTTTCGGTGAAACTGGTGGCGGAGGCCGGCGTCGGCACCATTGCCGCCGGTGTGGCCAAGGCCTATGCCGATCTGATCACCATCTCCGGCTATGACGGCGGCACCGGTGCGTCGCCGCTGACTTCGATCAAGTATGCCGGTGCGCCGTGGGAACTGGGCCTGGCCGAAACCCACCAGACCCTGCGCGGCAACGACTTGCGCGGCAAGGTCCGGGTGCAGACCGACGGTGGCCTGAAAACCGGCCTGGACGTGATCAAGGCCGCCATCCTCGGTGCCGAGAGCTTCGGCTTCGGTACCGCGCCGATGATCGCGCTGGGCTGCAAGTACCTGCGCATCTGCCACCTGAACAACTGCGCCACCGGCGTGGCGACCCAGAACGAGAAGCTGCGCAAGGACCACTACATCGGCACCGTCGACATGGTGGTGAACTTCTTCACCTACGTGGCCGAGGAAACCCGTGAGTGGCTGGCCAAGCTGGGCGTGCGCTCGCTCGAAGAGCTGATCGGCCGTACCGACCTGCTGGAAGTGCTCGAAGGCCAGACCGCCAAGCAGCATCATCTGGACCTGACCCCGTTGCTGGGCAGCGACCACATTCCGGCGGACAAGCCGCAGTTCTGCCAGGTGGACCGCAACCCGCCGTTCGACAAGGGCGAGCTGGCCGAGAAGATGGTCGACATGGCCACTTCGGCGATCAACGACCTGAGCGGCGCGGAGTTCGAACTGGACATCTGCAACTGCGATCGCTCCATCGGTGCGCGGATCTCCGGCGAGATCGCCCGCCGCCATGGCAACCAGGGCATGGCCCAGGCGCCGATCACATTCCGCTTCAAGGGCACCGCTGGCCAGAGCTTCGGCGTCTGGAACGCCGGCGGCCTGAACATGTACCTGGAAGGCGATGCCAACGACTACGTCGGCAAGGGTATGACCGGCGGCAAGCTGGTCATCGTTCCGCCCAAGGGCAGCGTCTATCGCACCCAGGACAGTGCCATCATCGGCAACACCTGCCTGTACGGCGCCACTGGCGGCAAGCTGTTCGCCGCCGGTACCGCGGGCGAGCGTTTCGCCGTGCGCAACTCCGGGGCCCACACCGTGGTGGAGGGGACCGGCGATCACTGCTGCGAATACATGACCGGTGGTTTCGTCTGTGTGCTGGGCAAGACCGGTTACAACTTTGGCTCTGGCATGACCGGCGGTTTCGCCTACGTGCTCGACCAGGACAACACCTTCGTTGACCGGGTCAACCACGAACTGGTGGAAATCCAGCGGATCAGCGGCGAGGCGATGGAAGCCTACCGCAGCCATCTGCAACGCGTGCTGGACGAGTATGTCGAGGAAACCCACAGCGAGTGGGGGCGTGAGCTCGCCGAGAACCTCGATGACTACGTCCGCCGTTTCTGGCTGGTCAAGCCCAAGGCTGCCAACCTGAAGTCGTTGCTTTCCAGCACCCGTGCCAACCCGCAGTGA
- a CDS encoding AAA family ATPase: MTSLHADEAFLGHFQLSHDPFAPRVPGFKFFPAQRKPVLGQLHHLARYSQLLLVVTGPQGSGKTLLRQALVASTNKQSVQSVVVSARGAGDAAGVLRQVAQALNVAQAEIGAILEQIVQLALTGQEVYLLVDDAEQLDESALEVLLELAAGAPEGRPHVFLFGESSLIAGLEQLQLEEERFHIIELAPYTEEETREYLAQRLEGAGRGIELFTADQISEIHESSDGWPGNINQVARDALIEIMIASRSAVKRPSMGFNMPKKHVLAISAVVVVAIAAAWLMPGRNKAPSTGTPANEQAQLPLGQGTPQPNGGAPAVEFAGNTQPMPLPLVGQSQPVMRGPLAEAAGGITEGDDGSAPPIDDSSDTPPTVTTTAPPVGVPAGPAPTPTPAPAPAAKPTPAPAQVATAKPAPTPAPVAKPAPAPAAKPATTTAKAAGGSWYAGQAPGNYVVQILGTSSEAAAQNFVKEQGGEYRYFKKVLNGKPLYVITYGSFASRDAAVSAIKALPAKVQAGKPWPRTVASVQQELAATR, encoded by the coding sequence ATGACTAGTTTGCATGCCGACGAGGCTTTCCTCGGCCATTTCCAGTTGAGTCACGACCCTTTCGCTCCTCGGGTCCCCGGCTTCAAGTTCTTCCCGGCCCAGCGCAAGCCGGTGCTTGGGCAATTGCATCACCTGGCGCGCTACAGCCAGTTGCTGCTGGTGGTCACCGGTCCCCAGGGCAGCGGCAAGACTCTGCTGCGCCAGGCCCTGGTGGCCAGCACCAACAAGCAGTCGGTGCAAAGCGTGGTGGTCTCGGCCCGTGGTGCCGGCGACGCAGCGGGTGTGTTGCGCCAGGTGGCCCAGGCGCTGAATGTCGCCCAGGCTGAAATCGGCGCGATTCTCGAGCAGATCGTTCAGCTGGCGTTGACCGGTCAGGAGGTCTACCTGCTGGTGGATGACGCCGAGCAGCTCGACGAATCGGCCCTCGAAGTGCTGCTGGAACTGGCTGCCGGTGCGCCGGAAGGTCGTCCTCATGTGTTCCTCTTCGGCGAGTCGTCGCTGATTGCCGGTCTGGAGCAGTTGCAGCTCGAGGAAGAGCGGTTCCACATCATCGAGCTGGCGCCCTACACCGAGGAAGAAACCCGCGAATACCTGGCCCAGCGTCTTGAAGGAGCCGGCCGGGGTATCGAACTTTTCACCGCCGATCAGATCTCTGAGATTCACGAAAGCTCCGACGGCTGGCCTGGCAACATCAATCAGGTCGCCCGCGATGCCTTGATCGAAATCATGATTGCCAGCCGCTCAGCGGTGAAGCGTCCAAGTATGGGGTTCAACATGCCGAAGAAGCACGTATTGGCGATTTCCGCCGTGGTCGTGGTCGCCATTGCCGCCGCGTGGCTGATGCCGGGTCGCAACAAGGCGCCCTCCACGGGCACACCGGCAAACGAACAGGCGCAACTGCCCCTTGGCCAGGGCACGCCGCAACCCAACGGCGGCGCGCCAGCGGTGGAGTTCGCCGGCAATACCCAGCCGATGCCGCTGCCGTTGGTCGGCCAGTCGCAACCGGTCATGCGCGGTCCCCTGGCCGAAGCGGCCGGCGGTATCACCGAGGGTGATGACGGCTCGGCGCCTCCGATCGACGACAGCAGCGATACGCCGCCAACCGTGACCACCACGGCGCCGCCCGTCGGCGTGCCGGCAGGTCCGGCACCAACCCCGACACCGGCGCCGGCTCCAGCCGCCAAGCCGACGCCTGCCCCAGCCCAGGTCGCTACCGCCAAGCCCGCGCCGACGCCAGCACCGGTGGCCAAGCCGGCACCTGCGCCGGCCGCCAAGCCTGCCACTACCACGGCCAAGGCCGCGGGTGGCAGCTGGTACGCCGGCCAGGCACCAGGCAACTACGTGGTGCAGATCCTCGGCACCAGCTCCGAGGCGGCCGCCCAGAACTTCGTCAAGGAGCAGGGCGGCGAGTATCGTTATTTCAAGAAGGTGCTCAACGGCAAGCCGCTGTATGTCATCACCTACGGCAGCTTTGCCAGCCGCGATGCGGCCGTTTCCGCCATCAAGGCCTTGCCAGCGAAGGTTCAGGCTGGTAAACCTTGGCCTCGCACTGTCGCCAGCGTCCAACAGGAACTGGCTGCAACTCGCTGA
- the aroB gene encoding 3-dehydroquinate synthase: MQTLKVDLGERSYPIHIGEGLLDQPELLAPHIAGRQVAIISNETVAPLYLERLTRSLSAFSVISVVLPDGEAFKNWETLQLIFDGLLTARHDRRTTVVALGGGVIGDMAGFAAACYQRGVDFIQIPTTLLSQVDSSVGGKTGINHPLGKNMVGAFYQPNVVLIDTATLKTLPARELSAGLAEVIKYGLICDEPFLGWLEENVDRLRALDQAALTYAIERSCAAKAAVVGADERESGVRATLNLGHTFGHAIETHMGYGVWLHGEAVAAGTVMALEMSARLGWISQEERDRGIRLFQRAGLPVVPPEEMTEADFLEHMAIDKKVIDGRLRLVLLRRMGEAVVTDDYPKEVLQATLGADYRALAQLKG, encoded by the coding sequence ATGCAGACACTTAAGGTCGACCTGGGCGAGCGCAGCTACCCGATCCATATTGGCGAAGGCTTGCTGGACCAGCCCGAACTGCTGGCGCCGCACATCGCAGGGCGGCAAGTGGCGATCATTTCCAATGAAACCGTCGCGCCTCTGTATCTGGAGCGTCTGACCCGCAGCCTGTCGGCTTTTTCGGTCATTTCCGTGGTGTTGCCCGACGGCGAAGCCTTCAAGAACTGGGAAACCCTGCAACTCATTTTCGACGGCCTGCTGACCGCACGGCATGACCGCCGTACCACGGTGGTTGCCCTGGGCGGTGGCGTAATCGGCGACATGGCCGGTTTTGCCGCCGCTTGTTACCAGCGCGGCGTCGACTTCATCCAGATCCCCACCACGCTGTTGTCGCAGGTCGACTCGTCGGTGGGTGGCAAGACCGGGATCAACCATCCCCTGGGCAAGAACATGGTCGGTGCGTTCTATCAGCCCAACGTGGTGCTGATCGATACCGCTACCCTCAAGACCCTGCCGGCTCGCGAGCTGTCCGCCGGGCTGGCGGAGGTCATCAAATACGGGTTGATCTGCGACGAGCCGTTCTTGGGCTGGCTCGAGGAGAATGTCGACCGCTTGCGGGCCCTGGACCAGGCCGCCCTGACCTACGCCATCGAGCGCTCCTGCGCCGCCAAGGCCGCCGTGGTAGGCGCCGATGAGCGGGAGTCGGGTGTGCGCGCCACGCTCAATCTGGGCCACACTTTTGGTCACGCCATCGAGACCCATATGGGCTATGGTGTCTGGCTGCATGGCGAGGCGGTCGCGGCCGGCACGGTCATGGCCCTGGAAATGTCCGCGCGCCTGGGCTGGATCAGCCAGGAGGAGCGTGATCGTGGCATTCGCCTGTTCCAGCGGGCCGGGCTGCCGGTGGTGCCGCCGGAGGAAATGACCGAGGCCGATTTCCTCGAACACATGGCTATCGACAAGAAAGTGATCGACGGTCGCCTGCGCCTGGTGCTGCTGCGCCGCATGGGCGAAGCGGTAGTGACCGACGATTATCCGAAAGAGGTTCTACAGGCCACGCTGGGAGCGGATTATCGCGCCCTGGCTCAGCTTAAAGGTTAA
- a CDS encoding FAD-dependent oxidoreductase, protein MAERLSNDFQFIDVGRKDPKKKLLRQRKKEFVEIYEPFKPQQSADQAHRCLGCGNPYCEWKCPVHNFIPNWLKLVAEGNILQAAELSHQTNTLPEVCGRVCPQDRLCEGACTLNDGFGAVTIGSVEKYITDTAFAMGWRPDMSKVKPTGKRVAIIGAGPAGLGCADVLVRGGVTPVVFDKNPEIGGLLTFGIPEFKLEKTVLSNRREVFTGMGIEFRLNTEVGKDVTMEQLLEEYDAVFMGMGTYTYMKGGFAGEDLPGVYDALDFLIANVNRNLGFEKSPEDFVDMKGKKVVVLGGGDTAMDCNRTSIRQGAKSVTCAYRRDEANMPGSRKEVKNAKEEGVKFLYNRQPIAIVGEDKVEGVKVVETRLGEPDARGRRSPEPIPGSEEIIPADAVVIAFGFRPSPAPWFEQFSIQTDSQGRVVAPEQGQYKHQTSNPKIFAGGDMVRGSDLVVTAIFEGRNAAEGILDYLGV, encoded by the coding sequence ATGGCTGAACGTCTGAGTAACGACTTCCAGTTCATCGATGTCGGGCGCAAGGATCCGAAGAAGAAACTGTTGCGTCAACGCAAGAAAGAGTTCGTGGAAATCTACGAGCCCTTCAAACCCCAGCAGTCGGCCGACCAGGCCCACCGCTGCCTGGGGTGCGGTAACCCGTACTGCGAATGGAAGTGCCCGGTGCACAACTTCATTCCCAACTGGTTGAAGCTGGTGGCCGAGGGCAACATCCTCCAGGCCGCCGAACTGTCCCACCAGACCAACACCCTGCCGGAAGTCTGTGGCCGGGTGTGCCCGCAGGACCGCCTGTGTGAAGGTGCCTGCACCTTGAACGACGGTTTCGGCGCGGTGACCATCGGTTCGGTGGAGAAGTACATCACCGACACCGCGTTCGCCATGGGTTGGCGCCCGGACATGTCCAAGGTCAAGCCGACCGGCAAGCGGGTCGCCATCATCGGTGCCGGCCCGGCGGGCCTGGGCTGTGCCGACGTGCTGGTGCGAGGCGGCGTGACCCCGGTGGTATTCGACAAGAACCCGGAGATCGGTGGCCTGCTGACCTTTGGCATCCCCGAGTTCAAGCTGGAAAAGACCGTGCTGAGCAATCGTCGCGAAGTCTTCACCGGCATGGGTATCGAGTTCCGCCTGAACACCGAGGTGGGCAAGGACGTGACCATGGAGCAACTGCTCGAAGAATACGATGCCGTGTTCATGGGCATGGGCACCTACACCTACATGAAGGGTGGCTTTGCCGGCGAAGACCTGCCCGGCGTGTACGACGCCCTGGATTTCCTGATCGCCAACGTCAACCGCAACCTGGGCTTTGAAAAGTCGCCGGAAGATTTCGTCGACATGAAGGGCAAGAAGGTCGTGGTGCTCGGCGGTGGCGACACGGCGATGGACTGCAACCGGACTTCGATCCGCCAGGGCGCCAAGTCGGTGACCTGTGCCTATCGTCGTGACGAGGCCAACATGCCCGGCTCGCGCAAAGAGGTGAAGAACGCCAAGGAAGAAGGGGTGAAGTTCCTCTACAACCGCCAGCCGATCGCCATTGTCGGTGAAGACAAGGTCGAAGGCGTGAAGGTGGTCGAGACCCGTCTGGGCGAGCCAGACGCCCGTGGTCGTCGCAGTCCCGAGCCGATCCCGGGTTCCGAAGAGATCATCCCGGCCGACGCCGTGGTCATCGCCTTCGGTTTCCGTCCGAGCCCGGCGCCATGGTTCGAGCAGTTCAGCATCCAGACCGACAGCCAGGGCCGTGTGGTGGCTCCGGAGCAGGGCCAGTACAAGCACCAGACCAGCAACCCGAAGATCTTCGCCGGCGGCGATATGGTACGGGGCTCCGACCTGGTGGTGACGGCGATCTTCGAAGGCCGCAACGCGGCGGAAGGGATCCTGGATTACCTGGGGGTCTGA